Below is a window of Mucilaginibacter ginkgonis DNA.
AAAGTTATGTTTCATATGTTTTTTGTTATCTGCCGCACTTGATTAGCGACTGCCGAAATTAGCAAATTGAATATTAGTTTGGCAATAAATGGAATGATTTATTATCACAGGTTAATCAAAAATTCGTAGTTGATTAACAAATCATCAATGGAAGCACTTACGGAAAAATTAAATTGTTAGATAGATTTAAGCCTCGAGATCATTTGTGAGGGATCATTAGCAGAGAAAACCGAATTTCCTGCAACGAAGACATTAGCACCAGCTTCCGAAAGTTGTTTGATATTCCCATCGCTCAATCCCCCATCTACTTCGACGTAAACATCAGCACCTGTATCGTCGATTAATTGTTTAAGATCGGTGAGCTTTTTATAGGTGTTCTGAATAAATTTTTGTCCCCCGAAACCCGGGTTTACAGACATGATGAGTACCAGGTCTATCTCGGTAATAATGTCAGCCAACAACGCTACAGGAGTATGCGGATTTAGAGAAACACCTGCAGTGCAACCAAGATCTTTGATGGCCCGAACTGTGCGATTTAAATGTACACATGCTTCGTAATGAACGGTGATATGGTCAGCACCGGCATCTTTGAAGTCCTTAAGGTACCGGTCGGGCTCAACTATCATCAGGTGGACATCGAGCGGCTTTGTAGTGTACTGCTTTATAGCCTTGATTACCGGAAACCCGAATGATATATTGGGAACAAACTTGCCATCCATTACATCAACATGTATCCAATCGGCGTCGCTGTTGTTCAGCATCTCTACATCGCGCTGCAGGTTAGCAAAATCGGCAGAAAGAATTGACGGAGCTATCAAGCGGTTCATGGTTTCAAATATATCATTTTTAGACCATGGACAATGGACCATAGACCATAGATTTAATGAGAAACGCTGTTGAGTTGCTCTGATATATGGACTATCGTCGATAGTTCGCGTAGCGCTAATCGCAGTTCTGCAGCAGGTCGTAGTATTTAGACATTAGTTCCGTATCATAGTTAACGAGGGAATTGTAGGCCTCAGCAACCAGTTCCTTTAAGATTGCAGCACCAAGTTGCCCGGCGCCACCGGGTAGTTCTTCATAATATTTTATCAGGTCTTTTACGCGAACAATTTCATACAAAAGAGATTGCACCAGATCATTGCCGGTGCCTTGCCGCAAATTTTCGGGCCCGCCGTTCAGGAATTCAAGTGGGTCAGACGGGGCATTCATGTATGGTAGCGTCTTTTGTAAATAATAAGTTTTAGCAACTTCACGCAATTAAAAGGGAAGAATTAAAAAATTGTTTTCAATTGTTGAAAAATAGTTAAAACAAAAAAGCCCTCACGTTGTGAGGGCTTCATTATCAAGTTTGTTAAATGTACTATTTATTTTCCTGACGTTCCGGCTTTGGGATCAAAACTTTGCGCGAAAGTTTCAATTTACCTTGCTTATCAACATCTATCAACTTCACTTTTACCATCTCTCCTACTTCAAACACACCGTCCATAGTTTCTAAACGTTTGTGGTCAATTTCAGAGATGTGTAATAGGCCGTCTTTACCAGGCATTATCTCAACAAACGCGCCAAAAGGCATTATTGAGCGTACTTTACCCTCATAAATTTCACCAACCTCAGGGCGGGCAGCAATTGCACGGATGCGTGCCACTGCAGCGTCGATCTTATCTTTATGGTCTGCAAATACCTGAACAACGCCTTGATTGCCAACCTCTTCAATGTTAATGGTAGCGCCGGTTTCGCGTTGCATTTCCTGGATGATCTTACCACCGGGACCTATAACCGCACCGATAAATTCTTTATCGATCTTCAGGGTTATGATGCGCGGAGCAAACGGTTTGTAATCTTCGCGAGGCGCAGTAATAGTTTTAGCCATTTCGCCAAGGATGTGTATACGGCCTTGTTTAGCCTGGTCTAAAGCGTTGGTTAACACTTCCCACGAAAGGCCATTGATCTTCAAGTCCATCTGGCAAGCAACAATACCGTTAGCGGTACCGGTAACTTTAAAGTCCATATCACCTAAGTGGTCTTCGTCACCCAAAATGTCAGAAAGGATAGCATATTTAGTACCCATTTCATTAGTGATCAATCCCATTGCTATGCCCGATACAGGCGCCTTGATTTTCACACCGGCATCCATCAAAGCCAATGTACCTGCACACACAGTAGCCATAGATGAAGAGCCGTTAGATTCCAAAATATCAGATACCACACGGATTGTGTATGGATTCTCATCATCAGACGGGAGCACTTGTTTTAACGAGCGCATAGCCAGATTACCGTGGCCAATTTCGCGGCGACCGGCACCACGGTTAGGACGAACCTCGCCGGTTGAGAAACCAGGGAAGTTATAATGTAATAAGAACTTGTTGTAGCCATTGATGAAAGCGCCATCTATCATCTGCTCGTCGGTTTTAGCACCAAGGGTTACAGAGGTTAATGATTGTGTTTCGCCACGGGTAAACACTGCCGAACCGTGAGCAGCAGGTAAATAGCTTACCTCGCTCCAGATAGGGCGTATCTCAGTAGTTTTACGGCCGTCAAGGCGCTTACCTTCGTCTAATACCAAATTGCGGATGGCATCATACTCTACGTCGTGATAATATTTCTTTGCCAGGAATTTGGTAATGTCGTCTATCTCGCCTAAAGTTGCGATGAAGTTGTCGCGTACTTCTTTGAATTTAACCGCACGCCCATCTTTGCTAGATGCTGATGACGCAACTGCGTACACCTGGTCGTAAGTAGCAGCATAAATGGCCTTTTTCAAGTCCTCATTGCTGTGCTCGTGGCTGTAAGTACGTTTTTCTGTTTTGCCAACTTCTTGTGTCAGTTCTTTTTGTGCAAGGCACTGAACTTTAATAGCCTGGTGTGCAAATTTGATAGCTTCAACCAATTCAGCTTCCTGAATTTCTTTCGACTCACCCTCAACCATGTTAATGTCGTGCTCAGAACCTGCCACAATGAATTCTAAAGTAGCGCGCTCCAATTCGCTTAAGCGGGGATTGATCACCAACTGCCCGTCGATCTTTGCAACGCGCACTTCTGAAATAGGGCCGTTGAACGGAATATCAGAAACGGCTAAAGCTGCTGACGCTGCCAAGCCTGCAAGCGCATCAGGCATAATATCCTTATCGGCAGATATCAACGATATCATTACCTGTGTATCCGCGTGATAATCCTCAGGGAACATCGGGCGTAATGCGCGGTCTACTAAACGGGAAATCAATACCTCATAGTCGGACAAACGTGCTTCGCGGCGTAAAAAGCCACCCGGGATACGGCCGGTTGCCGCGTATTTTTCCTGGTAATCTACAGACAGTGGTAAAAAATCTACCCCTTCTTTAGCCTCCGGCGATGATACTACAGTAGCCAGCAACATGGTGTCGCCCATTTTTACTACTACAGAACCGTCTGCCTGTTTAGCCAGTTTACCGGTCTCGATCTCGATGGTACGGCCATCGCCCAGATCAATAACTTTGTTAATTACTTTCATTTTGTTAATTCGGCACGCTTTTCATCTTTGGGAGCGCGCCATTTTTCTATGTATAAAATTGTTGTTTCTAATCAAAAAAAGCCATCGGGGAATATCCCGACGGCTTTTTGTCAATTTTGCTTAAAAGTTACTTAATGATATCACGTAGCTCTAATGCTTTGATGATAGCACGGTACCTGTTAATGTCTTTTTTGTATAGGTAAGCCAGCAATGCACGGCGTTTACCTACCAGTTTTTGCAATGATAATTGCGTAGAAAAATCTTTTTTGTTTTTCTTTAAGTGGCCGGTCAAGTGCGCAATACGGGTTGTAAATAATGCAACCTGGCCTTCTGCCGAACCTGTGTTGGTAGCTTCGCCACCGTGTTTTGCAAAGATCTCTGCCTTTGCTTCTTTACTTAAATACATTACGTTGAATAATATTAAAGCGTGTAACTTTTGTTAATTGTGGTGCAAATGTAATGAAAAAAATTGAAAAATTTCACAATCCTTCACACTTAGAATTTAAGCGCCCACAATGGCAAACCTTTGTCTATTATATCTTAGACACACTTTTTGGAAACTTATGTGATGAAAATTCAGTGATTAAGCATTTCACATTTATTTCAATTTCTTTCACAATTCCTCTACAAATTCTCACATGGCGTCCCCGCCTTTGGCGGTCGGGCTATATGCTGTATCTGCTGCTATCGCTAACGTGAACCAACCACGCAATTGCCTACCGAAAAAATACTTTTGAGATTGCTTCGTCGATTTATTCCTCGCAAAGACGTGATGGAGATTTTCCCCTTGCACCAACCCTCCTATTTTTTACTTTTGAATTTTACCTTTTGAATTTTCAAAATGCCATACGCCGTTTTTGAAACCGAGCACCGGGTGCGCCCCGACGATATAGATATGTTCCACCATGTGCACAACAGCAAGTATTTCGACTATGTGCTGGCCGCCCGTTATGAGCAGATGGACACCTGCTACGGCATGAGCATGGAGAGCTTTATAACCAAAGGCTTCGGCTGGGTAGTGCGCGCCGTGCAAATGGACTTTAAACGCCCGCTGGCTATGGGCGATTACTTCCTGGTAAAGACAGGCATAGAAACTATTGACGAGCGTGGCTGCCGGGTGCATTTCAGCATCAGCAACAAAGCTACCAAGAAAATTTGCTGCGACGGTTGGTTCGATTTCAGTATGATCGAGGTAGCGACAGGTAAGGCTGTAAAGCTTCCTGCGCATGTGATCAAACATTACCAGATGTAAAGACCGACCCATTTACAAATTTGTCATTCCGAGCCTGCGAGGAATCTTCTGCCTTATAAATTCTGCTCCACTTGGAGAAGATTTCTCCTCATGCTTCGTCGAAATGACAAAAGGGATGATTAACTATTAGCCGCCCCGTTTATAATATCTCCATAAAACTTCTGCAGGTCCAAACCGGCAGCGCGTACCTGCTGCGGTATCAGGCTGGCTGCCGATTGCCCCGGCGTGGTATTTATCTCTATGAAATAAAAATCGCTGGTTTGTTTTTGCAGGATGAAGTCAACCCGCACCATGCCTTTACAATTAAGGCGCAGGTACACTTCGGTTACAATTTCTTGGATGGTTTCGTTTTGTTCGGCAGTAAGGTCCGCGGGCGTTATCTCTTTACTTGCGCCGGGTGTATATTTAGCTTCATAATCAAAAAACTCTTTGTGCGTAATAATCTCCGTAGCCGGTAAAACCGTAAGGTGATGATCCAATCGCGCAATGCCGATGCTAAATTCGCGGCCCTCGATAAATTCCTCAACCAATATCTGGCTGTCTTCGTGGAATGCCTTTTCCAACGCGCCGGGCAGTTCGGCTACGTTGTGCACTTTGCTCATGCCCACACTGCTGCCACCATTGTTTGGTTTTATGAACAAAGGAAATCTCAAAGTCGCGGAGACGGTAGTTACGTCGTGCAGGTCTTTTTTAAATAACCTGAGCGACTTTGCGGTATGCAAATGTTTTATGCCATGAACAATGGTTTTGGTGTTCGCTTTGTTCATGGTCAGGGCTGACGTGGCAGCGTCGCAGGTATTGTAGGGTATGCCCAGCATGTCCAGATAGCCCTGCAGCTTGCCGTCCTCACCGGGCGTGCCATGCACGGTAATAAATGCCGCGTCGAATTTGACTTTATCACCATCAATGGTAAGACTAAAATCGTTTTTATCAACTCCTATCTTACCGCCGGCCGATTCATAAAACCAAGAATCCCGGTTGATCAGTATCGTATAGACTTTAAACTCGGCAGAGTCAAGGGTAGCAGCAATATTTTTCGCGCTGTTAATAGAAACTTCATATTCGCCGGTGTAGCCACCCGCAAGCAGGGCAATGTTTTTTACAGACATAGTTCTCAAAGATAATTATAAGCTATAAAGCCCCATCAAATAGTTTAAACTTCCCGTCTAGTGTTATCAAATTTCACACACACGTGCCCAATTTGCCGGCGTATCGTTACCGAATACTTGAATCGCTCATATGCTTTTCGACTTGCTGTTTCACTGTTTCACTTGAAACAGGTGAAACACCTGTTACATACTTTAAGTATGTGACGGGATATTGCTTTTAGTTTGTTATCAGTAACTTACAGCGTTTACCTGCAAGCACTACTTTGTCAGTGTTTCGACAAAAGATGACTGATAAGTCATAAATTGCAACCATTTTGACACTGCTGAATTGAACTTGTCATATGTGCGGAAACACATTTGAACCATCGTTTCCAAAATTATATTTATGTTTGATAGCCTTTAACCAGGCACAAACAATTGTACTTATAAACACAGATGAACAAACTCCGGGCTTATTTAAAGACCAAAAGTTTCCGCAATAATATATTAGGTGCCATAGGTGCGGTAGTTGCCGTGTTGCTTATCGCGTACCTTTCTTTAGGTTACTATACCCGTCATGGCGAGGGTGCGCCTGTACCACAGCTAAAAGGGATGCAGGTAAGCCGGGCCATGAGCCTGTTAGACCAGCAAGGCTTTAAATACCAGATAGATTCTGTTTATGTGCTTGACCAGGCACCGGGGACGGTGATAGAACAAGACCCCGATGCGGGCACCAACGTAAAAGAGAACCGCACCGTTTATCTTACTGTGGTAACGCAACTTGCACCAAACGTACAACTGCCTGATCTGGAGCAAAGCACCTACCGCGAGGCCGTTGCCACGCTATCTAATTTTGGCTTGAAGGTTGGCGACACTACGT
It encodes the following:
- the rpe gene encoding ribulose-phosphate 3-epimerase; translation: MNRLIAPSILSADFANLQRDVEMLNNSDADWIHVDVMDGKFVPNISFGFPVIKAIKQYTTKPLDVHLMIVEPDRYLKDFKDAGADHITVHYEACVHLNRTVRAIKDLGCTAGVSLNPHTPVALLADIITEIDLVLIMSVNPGFGGQKFIQNTYKKLTDLKQLIDDTGADVYVEVDGGLSDGNIKQLSEAGANVFVAGNSVFSANDPSQMISRLKSI
- the pnp gene encoding polyribonucleotide nucleotidyltransferase, whose protein sequence is MKVINKVIDLGDGRTIEIETGKLAKQADGSVVVKMGDTMLLATVVSSPEAKEGVDFLPLSVDYQEKYAATGRIPGGFLRREARLSDYEVLISRLVDRALRPMFPEDYHADTQVMISLISADKDIMPDALAGLAASAALAVSDIPFNGPISEVRVAKIDGQLVINPRLSELERATLEFIVAGSEHDINMVEGESKEIQEAELVEAIKFAHQAIKVQCLAQKELTQEVGKTEKRTYSHEHSNEDLKKAIYAATYDQVYAVASSASSKDGRAVKFKEVRDNFIATLGEIDDITKFLAKKYYHDVEYDAIRNLVLDEGKRLDGRKTTEIRPIWSEVSYLPAAHGSAVFTRGETQSLTSVTLGAKTDEQMIDGAFINGYNKFLLHYNFPGFSTGEVRPNRGAGRREIGHGNLAMRSLKQVLPSDDENPYTIRVVSDILESNGSSSMATVCAGTLALMDAGVKIKAPVSGIAMGLITNEMGTKYAILSDILGDEDHLGDMDFKVTGTANGIVACQMDLKINGLSWEVLTNALDQAKQGRIHILGEMAKTITAPREDYKPFAPRIITLKIDKEFIGAVIGPGGKIIQEMQRETGATINIEEVGNQGVVQVFADHKDKIDAAVARIRAIAARPEVGEIYEGKVRSIMPFGAFVEIMPGKDGLLHISEIDHKRLETMDGVFEVGEMVKVKLIDVDKQGKLKLSRKVLIPKPERQENK
- the rpsO gene encoding 30S ribosomal protein S15 gives rise to the protein MYLSKEAKAEIFAKHGGEATNTGSAEGQVALFTTRIAHLTGHLKKNKKDFSTQLSLQKLVGKRRALLAYLYKKDINRYRAIIKALELRDIIK
- a CDS encoding acyl-CoA thioesterase, which encodes MPYAVFETEHRVRPDDIDMFHHVHNSKYFDYVLAARYEQMDTCYGMSMESFITKGFGWVVRAVQMDFKRPLAMGDYFLVKTGIETIDERGCRVHFSISNKATKKICCDGWFDFSMIEVATGKAVKLPAHVIKHYQM
- a CDS encoding D-alanine--D-alanine ligase translates to MSVKNIALLAGGYTGEYEVSINSAKNIAATLDSAEFKVYTILINRDSWFYESAGGKIGVDKNDFSLTIDGDKVKFDAAFITVHGTPGEDGKLQGYLDMLGIPYNTCDAATSALTMNKANTKTIVHGIKHLHTAKSLRLFKKDLHDVTTVSATLRFPLFIKPNNGGSSVGMSKVHNVAELPGALEKAFHEDSQILVEEFIEGREFSIGIARLDHHLTVLPATEIITHKEFFDYEAKYTPGASKEITPADLTAEQNETIQEIVTEVYLRLNCKGMVRVDFILQKQTSDFYFIEINTTPGQSAASLIPQQVRAAGLDLQKFYGDIINGAANS
- a CDS encoding PASTA domain-containing protein, whose translation is MNKLRAYLKTKSFRNNILGAIGAVVAVLLIAYLSLGYYTRHGEGAPVPQLKGMQVSRAMSLLDQQGFKYQIDSVYVLDQAPGTVIEQDPDAGTNVKENRTVYLTVVTQLAPNVQLPDLEQSTYREAVATLSNFGLKVGDTTYKADIARDRILAVMFGGQPIKTGTKLPKGSKVDLVLGDGKGASEVEIPELVNLDLDAAKFAIHGAGLVLGTIMYQGTITDSTNVIVVAQTPMRADSTSKTSIGTRINLTVSQGKKTDEQPQH